The following coding sequences are from one Novosphingobium sp. Gsoil 351 window:
- a CDS encoding alpha/beta fold hydrolase, with the protein MSTGRRQTIRIPIADGLTLAADVAGPPGAPTVILGHGGGQTRHSWDKCELQLAEAGYFAINYDLRGHGDSDWSRDGEYTMEARADDLAHVAALGSRPFALVGASMGGVTALVAATLGLQASAIVLVDIVPKMNLAGADKVRGFMAASPNGFATLEEAADAISAYYPERPRPKDLSGLHKNLRLGDDGRYRWHWDPWMMNDMRGDPRRLLGIMDAADWTDRIPTLLVRGMKSDIVDEDGVADLRRRIPALEVADIRGAGHMVAGDRNDEFNAAVIEFLRRAMPAS; encoded by the coding sequence ATGAGCACCGGCCGACGGCAGACCATCCGCATTCCCATCGCCGACGGGCTGACCCTCGCGGCCGACGTCGCCGGTCCGCCTGGCGCTCCCACCGTCATCCTCGGCCATGGCGGCGGTCAGACCCGCCATTCGTGGGACAAATGCGAGCTCCAACTTGCCGAGGCGGGCTATTTCGCGATCAACTACGATCTGCGCGGCCACGGCGACAGCGACTGGTCGCGCGACGGCGAATACACGATGGAGGCGCGCGCCGACGACCTCGCTCATGTCGCCGCCCTCGGATCGCGGCCGTTTGCGTTGGTCGGGGCCTCGATGGGTGGGGTCACGGCGCTGGTCGCCGCGACGCTGGGGCTCCAGGCCTCGGCGATCGTGCTGGTCGACATCGTGCCCAAGATGAATCTCGCGGGGGCGGACAAGGTGCGCGGCTTCATGGCCGCCAGCCCGAACGGATTCGCCACGCTCGAAGAAGCGGCCGACGCCATCAGCGCCTATTATCCCGAGCGCCCGCGGCCCAAAGACCTCTCGGGTCTGCACAAGAACCTGCGTTTGGGGGATGACGGGCGCTATCGCTGGCATTGGGACCCGTGGATGATGAACGATATGCGCGGCGATCCGCGCCGCCTGCTGGGCATCATGGACGCCGCCGACTGGACCGACCGCATTCCCACGCTGCTGGTGCGTGGAATGAAGAGCGACATTGTCGACGAAGATGGCGTGGCCGACCTGCGCCGCCGCATCCCCGCGCTCGAAGTCGCAGACATCCGCGGCGCCGGGCACATGGTGGCGGGTGATCGCAACGACGAGTTCAACGCCGCAGTGATCGAATTCCTGCGCCGGGCGATGCCCGCGAGCTAG